In Candidatus Woesearchaeota archaeon, a single window of DNA contains:
- a CDS encoding NAD(P)/FAD-dependent oxidoreductase gives MESFDVIIIGAGPAGLKCAETLGNSRFRVLLLEKNKEIGYKVCAGGLTGKDIECLNLPRNLIDFQYNKIKLHINNASSTVKYKNNFVYTIDRKNLGQWQLKKLKRFRNIEVRTNSRVSKIEKNFIIANDKKISYKLLVGADGSMSLVKKYLGIKSEDIDIAIQYVIATRKYKEFEVFFESKLFFAWYAWIFPHKNYVSVGCGCNPKILSSKELKSNFKNWLKKNKIDISKGKYEAFLLNYDYQGHRFKNVFLAGDAAGFVSGLTGEGIYPALISGEEIGKIILNPDYKSNKIADLLKIKKRHNQLMNFLIKCGKFRTMVFFAGMLLLKIPCFKKKAINLLA, from the coding sequence GTGGAATCCTTTGATGTAATAATTATTGGGGCAGGTCCTGCTGGATTAAAATGTGCTGAAACTTTAGGAAACAGCAGATTTAGAGTTTTACTTCTTGAAAAAAACAAAGAAATCGGTTATAAAGTTTGTGCAGGAGGATTGACTGGAAAAGACATTGAATGCCTGAATTTACCTAGGAATTTAATTGATTTTCAGTACAATAAAATAAAATTACACATTAATAACGCATCTTCAACAGTCAAATACAAGAATAATTTTGTTTATACAATTGACAGGAAAAATCTCGGTCAATGGCAGCTTAAAAAATTAAAGCGATTTAGAAATATTGAAGTTCGAACAAACTCAAGAGTTTCAAAAATTGAAAAAAATTTCATCATTGCTAATGACAAAAAAATATCATACAAATTATTAGTTGGCGCAGATGGTTCAATGTCTCTTGTAAAAAAATATTTGGGAATTAAATCCGAGGATATTGATATTGCAATTCAGTATGTTATAGCGACTAGAAAATACAAAGAATTTGAAGTTTTTTTTGAATCCAAATTATTTTTTGCCTGGTATGCCTGGATATTTCCTCATAAAAATTATGTATCTGTTGGATGCGGATGTAATCCAAAAATACTCTCATCAAAAGAATTGAAAAGTAATTTTAAAAATTGGTTAAAAAAGAACAAAATTGATATTTCAAAAGGAAAATACGAAGCATTCCTGCTTAATTATGATTATCAGGGACACCGGTTTAAAAATGTATTTTTAGCTGGGGATGCAGCGGGATTCGTTTCTGGATTGACTGGCGAGGGGATATACCCGGCTTTAATATCTGGAGAGGAAATTGGAAAAATTATCCTTAATCCTGATTACAAATCAAACAAAATAGCGGATTTACTGAAAATCAAGAAGAGGCATAATCAACTAATGAATTTCTTAATTAAATGCGGTAAATTCAGGACAATGGTATTTTTTGCAGGAATGTTATTATTAAAAATTCCGTGTTTTAAGAAGAAAGCAATAAATTTGTTAGCCTAA
- the rpsJ gene encoding 30S ribosomal protein S10: MQKARIKLASTDIDKINQTCEYIKSIVEKTGVDMKGPIPLPTQKLKITTRKAPCGNGTATWERYEMRVHKRLIDLAVDERALRLVMRVPIPEGLNIEIEIIDD, from the coding sequence ATGCAAAAAGCAAGAATCAAATTAGCAAGCACTGATATTGACAAAATCAACCAGACATGCGAATACATCAAAAGCATAGTTGAAAAGACCGGAGTCGATATGAAAGGCCCGATCCCGCTCCCGACGCAAAAGCTCAAGATAACCACAAGGAAGGCGCCATGCGGAAACGGAACCGCAACATGGGAAAGGTATGAGATGAGGGTGCACAAGAGATTAATTGACCTTGCGGTTGACGAAAGGGCGTTAAGGCTTGTCATGAGGGTCCCAATCCCAGAGGGGCTCAACATTGAGATAGAGATAATTGATGACTAA
- a CDS encoding DUF333 domain-containing protein, with protein MEKISKYLIASAIIAALLSIGCSPKLIGGEKDSHGCLIAAGYSWCEEKGKCLRTWEENCTVNETVQIANPASSYCISKGGKLNIVTAEDGSQTGMCTLADNTVCEEWAYLRGECFSGIYSCLTDSDCTPKPGCHPKECINTAYSNKFNAPDACTMMFDCSAAYSKADCLCVNNICTNKNLGNKGCEEPVAE; from the coding sequence ATGGAAAAAATTTCAAAATACCTTATTGCTTCAGCAATAATCGCTGCACTGCTTTCTATAGGATGCTCGCCAAAACTAATCGGGGGAGAAAAAGATTCGCACGGCTGCCTCATTGCAGCAGGCTATTCCTGGTGCGAGGAAAAAGGCAAATGCCTTAGGACATGGGAGGAAAACTGCACTGTGAATGAAACTGTTCAGATTGCAAACCCGGCATCTTCCTACTGCATCAGCAAAGGCGGAAAGCTGAATATTGTGACTGCAGAAGACGGCTCCCAGACAGGAATGTGCACTCTTGCAGACAACACTGTATGCGAGGAATGGGCTTATCTTAGAGGAGAATGCTTCAGCGGGATCTATTCATGCTTAACAGACTCTGACTGCACCCCTAAGCCAGGATGCCATCCTAAAGAATGCATAAACACTGCGTATTCCAACAAGTTCAACGCGCCTGACGCATGCACAATGATGTTTGACTGCAGTGCAGCATACAGCAAAGCCGACTGCCTGTGCGTAAATAACATATGCACCAACAAGAACCTCGGGAACAAGGGCTGTGAGGAACCAGTTGCTGAATAA